In the genome of Salinispirillum sp. LH 10-3-1, one region contains:
- a CDS encoding hydroxymethylglutaryl-CoA lyase, which translates to MSFPQRVRIAEMGPRDGLQNESMHLTVDDKVQLIDQLSHTGLTYIEAGSFVSPKWVPQMADSASVLQQISRKTGITYSALTPNMRGFEDALAAGADEVAVFGAASESFTQKNINCSIAESLERFESIMGTAQKAGIRVRGYVSTVVGCPYEGDIKPEQVAWVAKALLGMGCYEISLGDTIGVGTPLKVKRMLEAVRKQVPVEQLAAHFHDTYGQAVANLYAVLEEGVAVIDSSVAGLGGCPYAPGAAGNVATEDVLYLLQGLGIETGVDLKAIAKIGQQISVKLQRPNRSKVGMALAP; encoded by the coding sequence ATGAGTTTTCCGCAACGTGTTCGCATCGCTGAAATGGGGCCGCGAGACGGCTTACAGAACGAGTCCATGCACCTGACGGTGGACGATAAAGTGCAACTGATCGACCAGTTATCGCACACCGGTTTAACGTACATTGAAGCGGGCAGTTTTGTGTCGCCGAAGTGGGTGCCACAAATGGCTGATTCGGCGTCTGTGTTGCAGCAGATCAGCCGAAAGACCGGCATCACCTACAGTGCGCTCACACCCAATATGCGGGGCTTTGAGGATGCGCTGGCGGCCGGCGCTGACGAAGTTGCAGTGTTTGGTGCCGCTTCGGAAAGCTTTACGCAAAAGAACATCAACTGTTCCATCGCCGAGAGCCTGGAGCGCTTCGAATCCATTATGGGAACCGCGCAAAAAGCCGGTATTCGAGTGCGTGGATATGTGTCGACCGTGGTCGGTTGTCCGTATGAAGGTGACATCAAACCGGAGCAAGTGGCGTGGGTTGCTAAGGCACTGCTGGGCATGGGCTGCTATGAAATCTCATTGGGTGACACCATTGGCGTCGGTACGCCGTTGAAAGTAAAACGGATGTTAGAGGCCGTGCGCAAGCAGGTACCGGTTGAGCAACTGGCCGCGCACTTTCACGACACCTACGGCCAAGCTGTCGCGAATCTGTACGCGGTGTTGGAAGAGGGTGTTGCCGTGATCGACAGCTCGGTCGCTGGCTTGGGTGGTTGCCCCTATGCACCGGGTGCAGCGGGTAACGTAGCGACCGAAGACGTACTGTATTTGTTGCAGGGTTTGGGTATCGAAACCGGCGTAGACCTCAAAGCCATCGCTAAGATCGGCCAGCAGATCAGCGTTAAATTGCAACGCCCCAATCGATCCAAAGTCGGTATGGCGCTGGCGCCGTAG